One genomic segment of Acinetobacter oleivorans DR1 includes these proteins:
- the lptA gene encoding lipopolysaccharide transport periplasmic protein LptA, producing the protein MHQSLNLKRSSAFLKQAAVITFVALSSASTFALPSDRNQQISLVADRATYNEKTGLTTYTGNVVIEQGTMKLQADSIVATLNSKREIQTITAKGRPSKFQQQISADKGVARGEGQTIVYNADTGIITLNGGAYLYQDGSSIRGNSLKYSMNKGDVEAQGSSSNRVQIIIPPSSSKSFPGARD; encoded by the coding sequence ATGCACCAAAGTCTTAATTTAAAACGTTCTTCAGCTTTCCTAAAACAAGCTGCGGTTATTACATTCGTTGCTTTATCATCAGCTTCGACTTTTGCGTTGCCGTCTGACCGTAATCAACAAATTTCACTCGTGGCAGACCGTGCAACTTATAACGAAAAAACTGGTTTGACGACTTACACAGGTAATGTCGTGATTGAGCAAGGTACGATGAAGCTTCAAGCCGATTCGATTGTTGCTACGCTAAACTCTAAGCGTGAAATCCAAACCATTACCGCTAAAGGCCGACCATCTAAGTTTCAGCAACAGATAAGTGCTGATAAGGGCGTGGCACGCGGTGAAGGACAGACCATTGTTTATAATGCAGATACGGGCATTATTACATTGAATGGTGGTGCATATTTATATCAAGATGGTTCTAGCATTCGTGGTAACTCATTGAAATATAGTATGAACAAAGGTGATGTTGAAGCTCAAGGTTCATCATCAAATCGTGTGCAGATTATTATTCCACCATCAAGTTCAAAAAGCTTTCCAGGAGCGCGTGACTAA
- the lptC gene encoding LPS export ABC transporter periplasmic protein LptC produces the protein MDTRVLSIVAVVIAAISGGYYYYSGKAKKLDIGSAKNMTYSAQGVHLTQTDDQGNLYIRAEVRQLEQDMQQKTSKLDQLNASMYKDGKVDATFFAKQANGYDDNRKVILSGDVVATKLAPQGKIEFKTDELTGYPKTREIETDHQVIVQSPQADFVSKGLKANLNNGQYEFFNIRGKYAPKS, from the coding sequence ATGGATACCAGAGTTTTATCTATTGTTGCTGTAGTTATTGCTGCTATAAGTGGTGGTTATTACTACTATAGTGGCAAAGCAAAAAAACTAGACATTGGTTCTGCGAAGAATATGACATATTCGGCGCAGGGCGTCCATTTGACTCAAACTGATGATCAAGGCAATTTGTATATTCGTGCTGAAGTTCGTCAGCTTGAACAGGATATGCAACAAAAAACATCAAAGTTGGATCAACTTAATGCCTCTATGTATAAAGATGGCAAGGTTGATGCGACGTTCTTTGCGAAACAGGCAAATGGCTATGATGATAATCGTAAAGTTATATTATCGGGTGATGTGGTCGCAACTAAACTTGCTCCACAAGGGAAAATCGAATTCAAAACCGATGAGTTAACTGGTTATCCAAAAACCAGAGAGATTGAAACGGATCATCAAGTGATTGTACAGTCTCCACAAGCCGACTTTGTCAGCAAAGGATTAAAAGCCAATTTGAATAATGGTCAGTACGAATTTTTTAATATTCGAGGAAAGTATGCACCAAAGTCTTAA
- a CDS encoding KdsC family phosphatase produces the protein MASYALLEQARHLQALVLDVDGILSDGFVTLTNSGDEIKSFDIRDGLGMKLVQQAGMKVIIITGRKSNIVEKRMSDLGVDLVFQGREDKGSALREACAQFNILPSDCLYMGDDWPDLSAFAIAGMSVTVPNGHEEVRRRAHLVTQSMGGRGAVREVCDMLLIAKGIYQELLEKYLAVPH, from the coding sequence ATGGCATCTTATGCATTGTTAGAACAAGCACGTCACTTACAGGCATTGGTTCTGGATGTAGATGGTATTTTGAGTGATGGCTTTGTAACTTTAACCAATAGTGGCGATGAGATTAAATCATTCGATATTCGCGATGGTTTAGGCATGAAACTTGTGCAGCAAGCAGGCATGAAAGTCATCATTATTACAGGCCGAAAAAGTAATATTGTTGAAAAGCGTATGTCTGATTTAGGCGTAGACCTTGTTTTTCAAGGTCGTGAAGACAAAGGTTCTGCATTACGTGAAGCTTGTGCACAGTTTAATATTTTGCCTTCCGATTGCTTATATATGGGCGATGACTGGCCTGATTTATCAGCTTTTGCAATCGCAGGAATGAGTGTCACTGTGCCAAATGGTCATGAAGAAGTGCGTCGCCGTGCGCATTTGGTTACCCAGTCGATGGGCGGACGTGGTGCTGTACGTGAAGTCTGTGATATGTTGCTGATCGCAAAAGGCATTTACCAAGAACTTCTTGAAAAATATCTTGCAGTACCGCATTAA
- a CDS encoding KpsF/GutQ family sugar-phosphate isomerase: MPNPTDFQSSALATLRIEQQALDVLATQINDSFNQACEILLQCKGRVVITGMGKSGHIGRKMAATFASTGTPSFFMHPGEAGHGDLGMLVRGDVLIAISNSGKSDEIMMLMPLIKHLGVPLITISRTDKGPMPQNADIALTLGESDEACPLGLAPTSSTTATLVLGDALAVALLEARGFTADDFARSHPAGALGKRLLLHVKHLMHTGDELPKVSPDTPMNQVLYEISNKRLGLTTIVDEQEHLLGIFTDGDLRRLIDKQQGFDVNLPVSEVMTKKPSTISQEARAVEALQQLNLKKISQFVVVDDQNKVIGVISMHDLIQAGVN, encoded by the coding sequence ATGCCCAATCCTACAGATTTTCAAAGCAGCGCATTAGCAACCTTGCGTATTGAGCAGCAAGCCCTAGACGTGTTAGCAACACAAATTAATGACAGTTTTAATCAGGCTTGTGAAATATTGTTACAGTGTAAAGGCCGTGTTGTGATTACTGGCATGGGTAAGTCAGGGCATATTGGCCGTAAAATGGCTGCGACTTTTGCTTCAACTGGTACACCATCTTTCTTTATGCATCCGGGCGAAGCTGGGCATGGCGATTTGGGGATGCTAGTTCGTGGTGACGTTTTAATTGCGATTTCCAATTCTGGAAAAAGTGATGAAATCATGATGTTGATGCCACTCATCAAACATCTTGGTGTACCTCTTATTACCATTAGCCGTACTGATAAAGGGCCAATGCCTCAAAATGCCGACATCGCTTTAACTTTAGGTGAGTCTGATGAAGCATGCCCACTAGGTTTGGCTCCAACATCGAGCACGACTGCAACCTTAGTATTGGGTGATGCGCTGGCTGTTGCTTTACTTGAAGCGCGTGGTTTTACTGCAGATGATTTTGCTCGTTCGCATCCTGCAGGAGCATTGGGTAAGCGTTTACTTTTACATGTAAAACACCTCATGCATACAGGCGATGAATTGCCAAAAGTTTCACCAGATACGCCAATGAATCAAGTGCTTTATGAAATTTCTAATAAGCGTTTAGGCTTGACCACGATTGTAGATGAACAGGAACATTTGCTTGGTATTTTCACCGATGGTGACTTGCGTCGTTTAATTGATAAACAGCAAGGTTTCGATGTGAATTTACCTGTTTCTGAAGTAATGACAAAAAAACCGTCAACTATTTCTCAAGAAGCACGTGCGGTAGAAGCTCTACAACAGCTTAACCTGAAAAAAATCAGTCAATTTGTTGTGGTTGATGACCAAAATAAAGTGATTGGTGTAATTAGTATGCATGACCTTATTCAGGCAGGGGTAAATTAA
- the cysS gene encoding cysteine--tRNA ligase, which produces MQPFVLYNSEQRKKVEFVPRKEGHIDMYVCGMTVYDYCHIGHARVMVAFDYIIRFLRSQGWNVRYIRNITDIDDKIIKRANENGETIQQLTTRFIDAMNEDAANLGCAAPDEAPKATEYIDQMQNMIGNLVNKGSAYPAANGDVYFEVTKFEKYGRLSGRKLDDMQAGASERVDVEVEKKHPFDFVLWKHAKENEPSWASPWGNGRPGWHIECSAMSTCCLGNHFDIHGGGSDLMFPHHENEIAQSEASTGEQYVNYWMHVGFINVDGEKMSKSLGNFFTIRDVMEKFHPEVIRYFIVSSHYRSPVNFSDVALKEAKTSLTRFYHSFKAYQQMYGQTTTETLDQSFIERFNNAMCDDFNTAEAMAVLFELNKELNRAVKEEQADQATVLYSTLRYLTNILGLVQHNVDDFLKSDIGQEALTLSDAEIEDFIQQRVDAKKAKDFAKADGIRQSLLDQGVVLEDTRQGTVWRRAD; this is translated from the coding sequence ATGCAACCGTTTGTTTTATATAACTCTGAGCAACGAAAAAAAGTTGAATTTGTACCTCGCAAAGAAGGTCACATCGATATGTACGTCTGCGGTATGACCGTTTACGATTACTGTCATATCGGGCATGCTCGAGTTATGGTTGCATTTGACTACATTATACGTTTCTTACGTAGTCAAGGCTGGAATGTTCGCTATATTCGCAACATTACCGACATTGACGACAAAATTATTAAACGTGCGAATGAAAATGGTGAAACCATTCAGCAGCTCACCACTCGTTTCATTGATGCAATGAACGAAGATGCAGCCAATTTAGGCTGTGCCGCACCCGATGAAGCACCTAAAGCGACCGAATATATTGATCAGATGCAAAACATGATTGGCAATCTGGTCAATAAAGGCTCAGCTTACCCTGCTGCAAATGGCGATGTTTATTTTGAAGTCACTAAATTTGAAAAATATGGTCGCCTCTCTGGCCGTAAGCTTGATGATATGCAAGCTGGCGCAAGTGAGCGCGTTGACGTAGAAGTTGAAAAGAAACATCCGTTTGACTTTGTACTTTGGAAACATGCCAAAGAAAATGAACCATCTTGGGCGTCACCTTGGGGTAATGGCCGTCCGGGATGGCACATTGAATGTTCTGCAATGTCGACTTGCTGCTTAGGCAATCACTTTGACATTCATGGTGGTGGTTCAGATTTAATGTTCCCTCATCATGAAAATGAAATTGCGCAAAGTGAAGCTTCAACTGGCGAACAATATGTAAACTACTGGATGCATGTTGGCTTCATTAACGTTGACGGTGAAAAGATGTCTAAGTCTTTAGGCAACTTCTTTACGATTCGTGACGTGATGGAAAAATTCCACCCTGAAGTGATCCGCTACTTTATTGTGTCTTCACACTACCGTAGTCCTGTGAACTTCTCTGATGTAGCACTTAAAGAAGCAAAAACTTCTTTAACTCGTTTCTATCATTCATTTAAAGCTTACCAACAAATGTACGGTCAAACGACAACTGAAACGCTTGATCAAAGCTTTATTGAACGTTTTAACAATGCGATGTGTGATGATTTCAATACTGCCGAAGCAATGGCTGTATTGTTTGAACTGAACAAAGAATTAAACCGTGCTGTAAAAGAAGAGCAAGCTGACCAAGCGACTGTGCTTTATTCGACATTACGTTACCTCACCAACATTTTAGGTTTGGTACAACACAATGTAGATGATTTCTTAAAATCAGATATTGGACAAGAAGCACTTACTTTGTCTGATGCTGAAATTGAAGATTTTATTCAACAACGTGTTGATGCGAAAAAAGCAAAAGAC